Proteins encoded within one genomic window of Eurosta solidaginis isolate ZX-2024a chromosome 1, ASM4086904v1, whole genome shotgun sequence:
- the LOC137249842 gene encoding BOS complex subunit ncln isoform X1, translating into MFEDAENFADIFRGGLPYLLIALPLFFICSANPVLASSEFSVQRMSQFDVNGVAYGCRASALSLEAKSLYTWSTGRHCVVAKLQELTIEQFRDIRQKAGGLVILLPKNVSAMSLEEKQHLYLLEQAMLAQPNSIPIYFSAYNAELERIITDITRTTRDNEAGKAQRSSAASELFATISANGYQVIVSGASHLASKNSKIPIIQGELTSSSKILKQGEVGLESGNKQPLIIVTAHLNTFGLYHDYPLNADAAVLMTLADLFSKMHNTPNAMPKYRLLFLLTESGTLLNFQGIKKWLDENVQLQEDIVSITGTLIALKKPNNIKKENVDFVLCLDTITQSLNADIGNLYMHVSKPPKEGTAMNDFFKLLKTLAELHGNVTVDGVHKKINLADQQLAWEHERFSMKRLPAFTISALKSPKEPVRFTIFKDSDEQLIEQTQQHAKIIAESLAHYVYGIQEPNEIFADTLQISKKLIKSYLYLKSALHNNDLKNAFEKYLKNVKIIYDKPDTRDPDFLFYDGKEARLNVYHVKPAVFDLFLTILICAYLATVYFIIQYFPAIYDTVCKMTKTQAPQTLNNSHSTSNNTKSKIN; encoded by the exons atGTTCGAGGACGCAGAAAACTTCGCGGATATTTTTCGTGGTGGACTGCCTTATCTCCTAATTGCATTGCCTCTCTTTTTCATTTGTTCTGCTAATCCTGTTTTGGCATCTAGTGAGTTTTCGGTCCAGCGCATGTCGCAATTTGATGTGAACGGAGTCGCTTATG GATGCCGTGCGTCTGCATTATCACTAGAAGCTAAGTCACTCTATACTTGGAGCACGGGCAGGCATTGTGTAGTGGCTAA ATTACAAGAATTAACCATTGAACAGTTTCGCGATATACGACAAAAAGCTGGGGGTTTGGTTATACTCTTACCAAAAAATGTTAGCGCAATGTCTTTGGAAGAAAAACAG CATCTATATCTGCTCGAACAAGCAATGTTGGCTCAACCAAATTCTATACCCATTTATTTCTCAGCATATAATGCCGAGCTAGAGCGCATTATTACGGATATTACACGTACAACCCGTGATAATGAAGCTGGTAAAGCTCAGCGCAGTTCTGCTGCTTCAGAATTGTTTGCAACAATATCTGCAAATGGCTATCAAGTAATTGTATCCGGTGCCAGCCATTTGGCTAGCAAGAATAGTAAAATACCAATCATACAAGGTGAACTGACAAGctcatcgaaaattttgaaacaaggTGAAGTTGGCTTGGAAAGTGGCAATAAGCAACCGTTAATTATTGTTACCGCTCATTTAAATACATTCGGGCTCTACCAT GATTATCCATTAAACGCTGATGCTGCTGTTTTGATGACGCTCGCAGATTTGTTTAGCAAAATGCACAATACGCCAAATGCAATGCCAAAGTATCGCCTGCTTTTCCTTCTCACCGAATCGGGCACGTTATTGAATTTTCAGGGTATCAAAAAATGGCTAGATGAAAATGTGCAATTGCAG GAGGATATTGTGTCTATTACGGGCACTTTAATAGCTCTGAAAAAgccaaataatattaaaaaagag AACGTTGACTTCGTGCTTTGCTTAGATACGATCACACAGTCCCTAAATGCTGATATAGGCAATCTTTATATGCATGTATCTAAACCGCCTAAGGAGGGCACAGCCATGAATGATTTCTTTAAGTTGCTCAAAACATTAGCTGAGCTACATGGCAATGTCACAGTCGATGGTGTGCATAAGAAAATTAATTTAGCTGATCAGCAACTAGCATGGGAACatgaacgatttagtatgaagCGTTTGCCAGCATTCACAATATCAGCGCTGAAATCACCCAAAGAACCAGTTCGTTTTACCATTTTTAAAGATTCAGACGAGCAATTAATAGAGCAGACACAACAACATGCTAAAATTATTGCGGAATCCTTAGCCCATTATGTGTATGGCATACAGGAACCAAATGAAATATTTGCTGATACACTG CAAATAAGCAAAAAACTTATCAAATCGTACTTGTATCTTAAATCTGCGCTACATAATAATGACCtgaaaaacgctttcgaaaagtaCCTTAAAAACGTGAAAATCATATATGATAAGCCAGACACACGTGATCCGGACTTTTTGTTCTACGATGGTAAAGAAGCGCGGCTAAATGTATATCATGTGAAACCAGCCGTATTTGATCTCTTCCTCACCATACTTATCTGCGCGTACCTAGCGACTGTTTACTTTATTATACAATACTTCCCAGCGATTTACGATACGGTTTGTAAAATGACTAAAACACAAGCGCCACAAACGTTAAACAATTCACATTCAACATCAAATAATACAAagtcaaaaattaattaa
- the LOC137249842 gene encoding BOS complex subunit ncln isoform X2 — protein MFEDAENFADIFRGGLPYLLIALPLFFICSANPVLASSEFSVQRMSQFDVNGVAYGCRASALSLEAKSLYTWSTGRHCVVAKLQELTIEQFRDIRQKAGGLVILLPKNVSAMSLEEKQHLYLLEQAMLAQPNSIPIYFSAYNAELERIITDITRTTRDNEAGKAQRSSAASELFATISANGYQVIVSGASHLASKNSKIPIIQGELTSSSKILKQGEVGLESGNKQPLIIVTAHLNTFGLYHDYPLNADAAVLMTLADLFSKMHNTPNAMPKYRLLFLLTESGTLLNFQGIKKWLDENVQLQNVDFVLCLDTITQSLNADIGNLYMHVSKPPKEGTAMNDFFKLLKTLAELHGNVTVDGVHKKINLADQQLAWEHERFSMKRLPAFTISALKSPKEPVRFTIFKDSDEQLIEQTQQHAKIIAESLAHYVYGIQEPNEIFADTLQISKKLIKSYLYLKSALHNNDLKNAFEKYLKNVKIIYDKPDTRDPDFLFYDGKEARLNVYHVKPAVFDLFLTILICAYLATVYFIIQYFPAIYDTVCKMTKTQAPQTLNNSHSTSNNTKSKIN, from the exons atGTTCGAGGACGCAGAAAACTTCGCGGATATTTTTCGTGGTGGACTGCCTTATCTCCTAATTGCATTGCCTCTCTTTTTCATTTGTTCTGCTAATCCTGTTTTGGCATCTAGTGAGTTTTCGGTCCAGCGCATGTCGCAATTTGATGTGAACGGAGTCGCTTATG GATGCCGTGCGTCTGCATTATCACTAGAAGCTAAGTCACTCTATACTTGGAGCACGGGCAGGCATTGTGTAGTGGCTAA ATTACAAGAATTAACCATTGAACAGTTTCGCGATATACGACAAAAAGCTGGGGGTTTGGTTATACTCTTACCAAAAAATGTTAGCGCAATGTCTTTGGAAGAAAAACAG CATCTATATCTGCTCGAACAAGCAATGTTGGCTCAACCAAATTCTATACCCATTTATTTCTCAGCATATAATGCCGAGCTAGAGCGCATTATTACGGATATTACACGTACAACCCGTGATAATGAAGCTGGTAAAGCTCAGCGCAGTTCTGCTGCTTCAGAATTGTTTGCAACAATATCTGCAAATGGCTATCAAGTAATTGTATCCGGTGCCAGCCATTTGGCTAGCAAGAATAGTAAAATACCAATCATACAAGGTGAACTGACAAGctcatcgaaaattttgaaacaaggTGAAGTTGGCTTGGAAAGTGGCAATAAGCAACCGTTAATTATTGTTACCGCTCATTTAAATACATTCGGGCTCTACCAT GATTATCCATTAAACGCTGATGCTGCTGTTTTGATGACGCTCGCAGATTTGTTTAGCAAAATGCACAATACGCCAAATGCAATGCCAAAGTATCGCCTGCTTTTCCTTCTCACCGAATCGGGCACGTTATTGAATTTTCAGGGTATCAAAAAATGGCTAGATGAAAATGTGCAATTGCAG AACGTTGACTTCGTGCTTTGCTTAGATACGATCACACAGTCCCTAAATGCTGATATAGGCAATCTTTATATGCATGTATCTAAACCGCCTAAGGAGGGCACAGCCATGAATGATTTCTTTAAGTTGCTCAAAACATTAGCTGAGCTACATGGCAATGTCACAGTCGATGGTGTGCATAAGAAAATTAATTTAGCTGATCAGCAACTAGCATGGGAACatgaacgatttagtatgaagCGTTTGCCAGCATTCACAATATCAGCGCTGAAATCACCCAAAGAACCAGTTCGTTTTACCATTTTTAAAGATTCAGACGAGCAATTAATAGAGCAGACACAACAACATGCTAAAATTATTGCGGAATCCTTAGCCCATTATGTGTATGGCATACAGGAACCAAATGAAATATTTGCTGATACACTG CAAATAAGCAAAAAACTTATCAAATCGTACTTGTATCTTAAATCTGCGCTACATAATAATGACCtgaaaaacgctttcgaaaagtaCCTTAAAAACGTGAAAATCATATATGATAAGCCAGACACACGTGATCCGGACTTTTTGTTCTACGATGGTAAAGAAGCGCGGCTAAATGTATATCATGTGAAACCAGCCGTATTTGATCTCTTCCTCACCATACTTATCTGCGCGTACCTAGCGACTGTTTACTTTATTATACAATACTTCCCAGCGATTTACGATACGGTTTGTAAAATGACTAAAACACAAGCGCCACAAACGTTAAACAATTCACATTCAACATCAAATAATACAAagtcaaaaattaattaa